In a single window of the Cryptococcus tetragattii IND107 chromosome 1, whole genome shotgun sequence genome:
- a CDS encoding hsp70-like protein → MPDINELLRWSIANSTAPNADASEQLQIRFNPSSTQSGTSTLHASDAGLPDISPASTPGPATPKDGSSLPLPPGAEVAGAKREDLTSEMLDLILGKGDSITMKEKMAFAIDESNPVEDRVEALDDFEMLIELIDNANNMPILKLWDPLLSLLSSPHPEIVAHTCWIIGTAIQNNIKAQAAFYIHETFSRILDIIYPPSSTSSYPSSVRAKATYALSAALKHWPLASYALHTPSENGYSTLKRGVNDPEAIVRRKMAFLVGTLAMQSGERYEGEIPSEVRNYIEENEKNAPTESLVEGLKREGVFTALVEGLKQGVDDVEYEENAMRTLVRAHQKGGLTASEKSDVKTIWEKWGKQGRQERGLDGEDGREVSDALSA, encoded by the exons atgCCGGACATTAACGAACTACTTCGCTGGTCAATCGCAAACTCCACCGCTCCTAATGCGGACGCTTCTGAGCAACTACAGATACGCTTCAATCCCAGTTCTACTCAGAGCGGCACTTCCACTCTTCATGCTTCCGATGCGGGACTCCCAGATATCTCCCCAGCGTCGACGCCAGGACCTGCCACGCCTAAGGATGGAAGCTCTCTACCATTGCCACCCGGTGCAGAGGTCGCTGGCGCCAAAAGGGAGGATTTAACGTCAGAAATGTTGGATTTGATTTTGGGCAAGGGGGATAGTATCAccatgaaggagaagatggcgtTTGCCATAGATGAGAGCAATCCCGTAGAAGACAGGGTCGAAGCTCTGGACGATTTTGAAATG TTAATTGAGCTCATCGACAATGCCAATAACATGCCTATATTAAAATTATGGGATCCTCTTCTCAGTCTACTTTCCTCCCCACACCCAGAAATAGTCGCCCATACATGCTGGATCATTGGTACGGCAATTCAGAATAACATCAAAGCTCAAGCCGCC TTTTATATACATGAAACCTTCTCTCGCATCCTGGATATCATTTACCCCCCATCGTCGACCTCTTCATATCCCTCGTCGGTCCGTGCCAAGGCCACATATGCTCTTTCGGCAGCCCTCAAACATTGGCCTCTCGCTTCTTATGCTCTTCACACCCCGTCAGAGAATGGCTACTCAACTCTTAAACGAGGTGTTAACGATCCTGAAGCTATCgtcagaaggaagatggcgTTCCTTGTGGGGACTCTTGCCATGCAGTCCGGCGAGAGATATGAAGGCGAGATCCCCAGCGAGGTCCGTAATTATATCGAGGAGAACGAAAAGAACGCCCCCACTGAAAGTCTTGTGGAGGGTTTGAAACGAGAAGGTGTCTTCACTGCCTTGGTTGAAGGATTGAAGCAAGGAGTAGATGATGTTGAGTACGAGGAAAATGCCATGAGGACCCTCGTGAGGGCGCATCAGAAAGGCGGCTTGACTGCTTCTGAAAAGAGTGATGTGAAAACCATTTGGGAGAAGTGGGGGAAGCAAGGGAGGCAAGAAAGGGGTCTAGACGGTGAAGACGGTAGAGAAGTTTCGGACGCTCTCTCAGCATGA